Part of the Aquila chrysaetos chrysaetos chromosome Z, bAquChr1.4, whole genome shotgun sequence genome is shown below.
AGAGAAGTCTAGGTTCCTGGGATgtaaatttacatttaagaTTGATTGGAGGAATTATAAGAATAACTAATCAATCAGATTGTTGGGTATGTACTCAGTTCCCTGAACACACTGACAAAAGTTTACCTTTAGTAGGAATACCCACCCCTTTCAATACTTCTTAGAACAACTTATGGGTGAAGCCAAAGTTTACCAAGGAAAATGAGACAAATCTCCAGATTTGAGATGTGTCAGACCCAAACACCTCCAAAGTCAAGTGTGTAACTACAGATAAAGACCAACAGAATCGGCAACGTTACAGTGGGACACTACCCTCGTTGTAATTGGAATACACAGATACAAAGGATTAGTCAATTAAGTAGATACTAGAATGTTCTGAAAGGGAGTGGTTGGTATTGGATATGTGAAAAGAAGGCCCGGAAGGCCTTACCTCCTAATTAGTCAGAAACATGTACCTTGGGGGTGATAGTTCCTAATATCACTGTAACCAGGAGCTTAAGAAATCAGAATGAGTGGGTGAGAACCTTTTTGAAATGATTTAAGAGAACACAGAATACTATTGCTGACTGTCCTACAGGATTTCACAGTTTTGTTCGGTGGTTCTTACCTTGGTTAGGGATAAGTAAATTAGAGAAAACACTAGCGAACATTTCAGCAGTCACAGAACAAATAGAGAACTACACTGTGGATACCATTCAGGCCTTACAACTTGAGATTACTAGTTTATCTAAAAAGGTTCTCCAAAATAGGATGGCATTGGATATACTTCTAGCAGCACAAGGAGAGGTTTGTACGGTCATAAATGTTAGTtgttgtgtatatataaatcAGGAGAGGAAGATTGCCACAGATCTGAATGAGATTTAGAAACAAACCCAACAGAAACATAAAGTAACTATGGATGATACATCTTGGAGATTTAGGGAAATTTGGAATAAATTGACTTCTTGGCTTCCCAATTTAGGACGgttaaaacaattatttgtcAGGTTAATTACTTTAACGGTTCTAGAGATATTTGTTAGTAtatttctcaaatgttttctttggtgttACCAGAGTTCAGCTGAAACGTATagtgactgaaaaagaaatgagattagacatcaagtagaaacaagaaaatattttacttgaaCCCTTGAACGGAACAGACTATAAATTACATGAAAATGAGTTCTAGTGAATTTATATGTATTGAGGACTGTAGCAGATAAGCTACAAGTcctcaaaagaaaaggagggatTGAtgcaaagatgtttttctgaatacaaCAGCTTTGCTATTTCTTTACCCAATTATTTGCTAACAGGTGGTAGATAAAAGTTCTCTATGTTGCAAAAGGTAGGAGAAATTGCTTTTGGACGGCCCTGCAGTTTCTGAAGAAGATTAGGACTTTAGCCCTCTCCGATAACTTAGCTTAGAAGTATCCATGTGGATTACATCAAACTATAAGCATAGATAATAAATAGAAGCACTATTGAGAACTCTTTAGGATAAGATGCATCAAACATGCAAAAGAGTGCACTGCGCAGAATCATCTGAGAAGGGTCAAgcagcggacaagtgaggaagactactgaagaccaccagaggactcctgaagaccaccagagacctcgAGTACGCCTGCATgaaggacatttacatatgatAACGAGTTCCCAGAAAACTAACGAATATGTAAAACTTTTCTCGgaaatctgattaatatgtatCTAGACCCTGTATATAAACTATGCAGTTAGCCTGACCAGGTGCACACAATAGGAGGAGAAATCCCTTGTGTtcccagcgctgcaataaaggatACCTGCTTAATGGTCTTCTGACTGTTGAGTCCTGATTTCGGCTTTTCACGGCATCAGCAGTGATGGTTGCTAACTCTTACAAGGCAGCAGTCTATAGCATACTAACTGCAGTGAACAAAGCAGAACggggaaaaaacccctgttTTTACAGCTTCATGGCTTCTCTGTGCTCTTCGTATTTGTCTCAAAACGTAGCTATTAACGTTAAGAAGTGTGAGTTACTTATTTTGCAACCTACAACCAGTTGGTAAAATTCACCGTGATGGTACAACAGCGAGGCAAAAGTAGGATGTTAATGTAACGCTACTAGTTAACTCCAGCATAAACGGCCAGCACCTAGTGCCAAGGAATGTGCTCCGGCTTTAGAACAGTGAGATCTAGTgcttaaaaaatgcagcaaaccagcgtaaaataaatgaagtactGCTGGATCCGATAAAGCTAAAGCCTTTTTAGTTTCAAGTAGCCAGATTTCCAAGGGATTTGGTAAACAAGGCGCAGTGGTTACTTGcagatttaaaaactgaacaCGTAACCCGTTTCGTGGCTTTATCAGCTAAAGCCAGATCAGTGTATGTCACAGTGTTGCCAAAGCATTCCTCGCTACCACCAAACCTTTCAGAGATCAGCCACACGCTCGCACAGAGGAGCCGAGGTTCTCCGCGGCCGTGGGAGCTTCGTGCCCATGCGGACCTGCGGGCTCCCGGCCCGCGGCAGCCTGTGCCCACAGGCTGCAGAACTAGACCGGGTCTTGGGTTCAAAGGACGTTCAAAGGCTAGAAATCCACATTTTCAGACACCGTTCTAGCGATCGTAGTATAAATACCTGAACGCCTACATTAggttggggggggcgggggggggggggagaaaaaaagcccgGCCCTCAAACAGTAATAGACTAAAATCTGAAGCTTGCACAGACTTTGAATGCCACGTGCCTGAAAATCCTCCCGGAATTCCCCACTCgcggcccggggcagcccccgcaGCCATTTGGCACATCCCCTACCCGCTCCTTACGCTCCCGGGGCCGGTGCCTGTTGCTCTACAgcaaggcggcggcggcggcaccggtCGGGCCGTCCGGACGGACGGCCCCGCGGGCTTGCAGGATCCCCGCCAGGCCGGGCTGCCGGTGGCTAGCAGCCGGCTGGCCGCGGGGGACCGCTGCTTaaggacgggggggggggggggggggtgtgtgcggGGGTTTTCTCTCCGCACGCCAGGGCCCGGCGACCGCCAAAACGGCCGCGCCGCGAGGCGGCCCCTTTAAAACCGCGCACACGACGCGCCAAGGCCGCCGCGCCGATTGGCCCGTACCGCCCGACCGCCGTCGGCGCGCGCCAAGCCCGCCCGGGCgccccagcctctccccccgccgcctccctctccccgccccgccccgccgcggcgggccaATCAGCGTCTCCTCCGAGGCAGggagccgcggcggggcggggcggccccaGCGGCCCGCGAGCCCACTCAGTTTCGAATTCCGCCCGTGAGCCGAGTGCCTGTCCAATAGGGCGGCAGAAGCGAAGCCGCGTCCTGCTCGGGCCCCGCTCCCGGGGGCGGGGCCGTTAGCTTCCCCGCCTAGCGGTTGGTCGGCGGGAACGGCCGCTCCGTGACGCCCGCGCCGGTTTAGTTGATTGGTTACGCTCAGGCGCGAAATGTAACGCGGGAAAATCTGGGGCTTGGCCTGGGCTGTGGGCGCGGAGGGGTCGCAGCGGCGGCTCCGGCTCGTCCTCGGGCATCGCCGGGACCGGGGCTGCCAGCGGGGCCGGCGCCGCTTCGGAAAGGTGCGGGGAGGCTGCGGCTGCTTCACCCCGGTCGTTGCTATGGCCGGGGTCCGCCGCTGACTTTGCGGATCCGCTTGGGGCTGGCcgcggaggtggggggggggaaggcaccGAGACCCCGCCGGGAGCCGCCGTCCCCGGCGATGAGCGGCTGAGGTGGGCCCGGGCGGCGACAGGTGGCGGCGACCGCGGGACCTCCGTGCCGCTCCgcaaccccccccaccccgggacgCGGGCTCGGACAGCGGGGCTGAGCCGCCGCGGAGCGTCCCCGCCGCCTCGCTCCCCGCTTCCCGCGCCGGTGCCCGCCAGGGGTCGGCGATGGCGGAGCGGCTGCCGCCGGCTCCCCCGGTGATTTTTTGCCAGGGCTCCCCGAAGCGCGTCCTGGTTTCCGTTATCAAAACCACCCCGATCAAGCCCTCCTCGCGGGGGGGCGGCGAGGAGCCGGTGGCCGCCCCGCCCGTCCCCACCAGCCCCGGCTTCAGCGACTTCATGGTCTACCCCTGGCGCTGGGGCGAGAACGCCCACAACGTGACCCTCAGCCCCGGCGGCACCGCCGCCCCCTcggccctcccgccgccccgcgggggAGCGGGCAGAGCCCCCGCCGGGGACGAAGAGAAGGTGGGGAGcccgggcggcagcggcggcggcaggcaCCGGCACCTGAAGGTGAGTGCGGGGCTGGCGGGCGGGCGGGACGGGCGGCGGAGTTAAAGGGTGACTCCGCGCAGCGCGCGCCTCCCCCGCCCGCGGGTTTCTTTTCGGGGGGGTGACGTCACGtccggcggcggcgcgcgccCCCCGGTGCCATCCGGCGGGAGCGGGAGGGCGGCGGGaccggcggcgcggcgggaccGGCAGCCGGGAGCCGCCCGCAGGCGGAGgggcgccgcgccgcgccggcgGGGCTCCTGCCCCGCCTCCCCCTCcgttcaaaattaaattaaaaaaataaaaaagcgTGTCTTCTCTTCCGCCGGTTCGCTGCCCGTTTCCCTGCGCGCGCGTCGGAGCGCCGGCGGCGCCCGGCGTCTCCCCACCCGCACCTGCCGGCCGCgggctggctgctggcagcgGGTGAGGTGAGGGCGTGGCACGCGGCCCTTCGGTTAACGGCTGAACCGCGAGCGCTGCTGCCGCCAGGGCACCGGCCGCCGGCGGTCACAGCCGTGGCTTTGGAGTCACTTCAGAGGCAAAGTTGGGGTTTCGGGCTGGACTGCAGGGGCGGGAGCGTGCGGGGTGTCAGTTCCGTAATTCTTCCAATGCAGGATGGGATAAGGCGCGGCCGGCCGAGGGCAGACACCGTCCGTGACCTGATCCATGAAGGAGAGCACTCTTCCAGCAGAATACGTTGCAATATCTGCAACAGGGTCTTTCCACGAGAGAAGTCGCTGCAGGCCCACAAACGAACTCATACCGGTGAGTAAAGGGAAGGTGTGAATAGCCGGCGTGAGCAGCTTGGGGAGCCAGCAGcgaaggaattaaaaaacaaaacaaaacaaaaaaaaccaccaagaaaaccccaccaaacctgcaattaaaaaaaaaaaaacacaaaaaaaagaaaacccgcagaaaaacccaacaaattcGACCTGTTAATATTTTGCTGTAACTGTCAAATTAATCAGGCTCTTCTTCCAGTGCTCGTTAGTGCAATCAAAGTCTTTGTTACTGTGTTCGTCATGGAGAAGAGTAGCAGCAGTTTGGGCTGTAATAGAGTAGGCAAacagtgtaaatattttatctgctgCCGTCACAGGCTTACTTTGCGAGAGGAAGAACTTTTCTAGATCGTGGTGCTCTGTACGTGGTAGCGCTGTTTATTCTGGCTGCCTCTTCTCTGTgatttgcttcctttttgctGGTGTATTTTTCACACAGCAATTGAAGTTTAGCTGTATGAGGAGACAGTAGCTTAAAAGGTGGATGATAACTTGGGCAGTGTAACACCCTACAAGTGTAGCTTAAACGTTGGGAAAAGAGTTCAAATGCTTAACGTCACCATCCAGTTGTCTCTCCCACCACCTAGAATTTGTGTTCTGGGGTGAAGCACTAATTTACTGAGCTGTACGTAGAAGGCAACTCGCAGTTAAGTTTAAATGTGGGATCAACTTACTCAATACCCAGCTGAGCTTGAACTGAACAGGAGATGATGCTGGTTTTTTAAACTAAGCAAATagtgttggttggtttttttattcatgttCCAACAGGACTCTGTATTTGCAATAAAGTGTGAACTAATGTAGCTCACAATAAGGACACGACCACCaatactccccccccccaaacacccaaACCGACCAAACGAAACCCCAGAAAAACCTTGGCTCCCACAGTCTCTTGTTCTGATTCAAGTCACTAAGACTAATCTAAATACTAATATTAAACAGCAGTTTCCTCATGCGCTTTggtcaaaatatgtttttatttcacttgaCTGTATTAGGTGTTGAAGTTGTATGAACTGCTTAAGTGAGCAGAGCTTACCCTGGTGTTATTCCTCTTAGCAAGTCAGCATCACCCCCGTTTCGTCATCCCTCCTGAGTAGCAGTGGCATGGCATACCTTTGCAGAGTTGAATACAGTTAGATCCTCTTGAGGGAGGAGACACCTGCTGTCTCTGTTCTTCTCGTTGTGGTTTGCATGGGGGAAGTCTAACTTGATGACTGGCCTCAGAAAACTTTATTGGCTTAAGTCTGGAATAAGTTTCTCTGGGACCTCCATGTACCTGATACAACTTTTCTCAAATAGTCTTCCCTAATGAGATGTTTCTACAATTTCGTATGTTTCTATACTGTTGACCTCAGTTATTTTACCCTAGTTCAGGCTATGTTAAGGATAAAATTTATCTAGTTACAATGTGAATTTCATTACTTGTCCGTTTACTCATTTCACTTCATATATTTCTTGCTCTGTAGGTGTGTAGCTTCATGGGACAAAGCTTACGTAGAGCTGTGCAAGAGTCTTGAATCAGAAAATATGAcaaggaaaaatacaattttggtCGTGTcatccccaccccaccccctgcccccagaCGTAATTGTGTTACCCAGTAGTATTGAGGCATTGAGCATGTGCTCCAAAGTAAAGATCTGTTCGGGGTAAAAGTGGATCTCTGCTATTTGGTATGCCAGGGCTTTTTAGGTAGGTGCAAGCGTCCGAGTGGGTAAAAGGAGAGCTTGCTTCCTTAAGTCTCAAGCCAGGGACCACCACTGGATACTATGACTTCTTTTACATTCATCTTTCATAAATCTgttctgttattatttttaaggtgaAAGGCCTTATTTGTGTGACTACCCAGATTGCGGGAAAGCCTTTGTTCAGAGTGGGCAGCTCAAAACTCACCAGCGTCTCCACACAGGGGAGAAACCTTTCGTCTGCTCCGAGAATGGTGAGCCATCAGAGAacaatttgcagctttcagAACTAGGGTCAGTCTAGTACTAGAAATGTATGCACATTCACGCAGCAAAGATCCATAAAAGctttgggttttaattttggAGGAGCTTCTAGGGAAGGGAGGAGCCACACAGAATCTGTATAATCATGCAAATATATATCCAAGGATTGCCTATGTTATTATGTGAGTAGGTTATCAGTAATTCTGTGTTGCGAtttagccccagccagcaactaagcaccatgcagccactcactcgcttcccccccacccagtgggatgcgGCAGGGAATcggaagaaaaaaagtaaaactcatgggttgagataagaacaatttaacagaacagaaaagaagaaactaataatgataacactaataaaatgacaatagcaataataaaaggattggaatatacaagtgatgcacaatgcaattgctcaccacctgcgGACCGAtacccagttagtccctgagcagcgatccccctaCCCCTACTCACCCCATGgcatcccatggtatggaatattcctttggccagtttgggtcagctgccctggctgtatcccctcccaacttcttgtgcccctccagccttcttgctggctgagcatcataagctgaaaaatccttgacttaagACTAGACTTTActtaacactgatgttttcagttgttgctatcaacattcttctcacaccaaactcaaaaacacagcactgtaccagctactaggaagacaattaactctatcccagctgaaaccaggacattctGTCAGTTGATAGTAGTGTATAAAATGATAGACCTTGTTATGAACCTTGCAACTAGAGCTTGCCGTTTTCAACCAGACCTCGGGTTCTGTGAATAAAGAAGGTTGGATTCAGCAGCATCTTCATCCCACAGATGTTATGCTGACTCGTTGGTTGGCTGCTTTCTGTAATGTGTTCTTCATTGTCACTTTGTGTTTTTTAAGGCTGTTTAAGCAGATTCACGCATGCAAACCGTCATTGCCCCAAACATCCATATGCCCGACTGAAGAGGGAAGAGCTCACAGACAGGCTGACTAAGAAGCAGACAGCTGACAATAAAGCTGTGGCTGAGTGGCTAGCAAAGTAAGTTTCCTCATGGTGTCATCTTTCTCTAAATACTTGTAAGGCTGGTCTGAGAGAGCATTTTATTCTTAGGgcgaaaaaaaaccccaacaaaccaaaaccagctgtTACTCCAGTACAAATAAGCCCAGCCTTGCCTTTCCTTAAAGAAGTGTGAACTCCTGGTCAAGACAAAGTTCCTAATGAGatgttttattatcttttttttttttctttgcttaaatgCTTCACTTTACTTGATCAACACCGGCTCATACCTTGTTAGTTAGTGCTACAGTCTTGCTGAATTTGCATCTGCATGAGTGGCAACAACTGCATAGGCAAAGGGAGAAACCCCTGCTGGGAACACCATGTAGAAGTGAACAGATGTTCACTTGGGCCCTTTACacttaaaatactgaataaagGAGGTTTCTGACACCTTTAAATTCTACCATATAAGGGCTGAAAGATAAAGCCAAATGCAGTGCTTAGTCGGATGCAAGTGAGTACTTGGGAGGTTTTTGCCATCTTTGAATTGTTGGTGTGTGAGTCAGttgtgtatattttaaaagcgTTCCCCACATTTGATTTTGTAGATACTGGGAGACTAGAGAACAGCGTGCTCCTGCTTTGAAAACTAAAACAATCCAGAAGACGGATCAGGAACAGCAGGACCCGATGGAATATCTTCAGTCtgatgaagaggaggatgaagagaaaaacagcGCTCATTCAGCTGCCTGCCGCCGCCTCCAGGAACAGCGTGAGCGCATGCATGGTGCGCTGGCTCTCATTGAGCTTGCAAACCTAGCTGTGGCACCCATGTGACAATACATAGGAACAGAGTCTGCCTATACAAAGCGTACTTCCTGGTGGTACTTAACCAGTTAGATCCTGAGCATAAGCTAAGCACCTTATTTGCTTATCATAGGCTGCTATTCTGTAGAATTTATGAAGAATGTTGTTGCCCCATAACATGGGGTGAGAGAATTGCACTTTTTGTAAGGTAAAAGACAGATGTAAAGTTTCTAAGTATTTTGTAAATACGGGACTGCATAATGCAGGGTTGACAAATTTACGTGTTGTGGGGAGCTAGATTTTGCAAGGTTAACTCATTTATTTTGAAGCAGTTTTCACAGGAAGCACTTTCTGAACAAAGTGTTCGCAATTAGCAGAATGGTACACGTGGCCAAAGAAGgctggcaaaaagaaaagtatttatcTGGCAGTTTAAGCAAATTTATATTAAGTGATAGGGCTGAAGTTATGGTTAAGCAGTAGTGAAACTTTTTCTAATGTCAGTATCACTGAGTTATCTCAGCTTATCTCAGATATCAGTTATCTAAGCTTAGTTATCTCAACCTGTAGAGGGGAAGAAACTGCTTCATGCAGGAAACTAAGATCTGACTGCTCAAGGTATGAGGCTTGACTTTGCTGTTTTAAGTTTTCTGATttgatttcagcagaatttCTTGGTAGCACTTGTTGTTCCTAACATGTGACGTTAGGAACTTTTGCACATTTTTGGGTTTATCTGAAAATGATTAGTCTTGCAAAGTCTAGACAAAGGTAAACAATtggtagtatttttttcagatatttttggaCCCTGTAGTGATTTGGCACTTGATTTTCTTATTAAAGGGGATATTTACAGGGTGGTATGGATTTGTAGTAAACTATTCTAGATTTCCTATTAGCAAACACTAAGTTTTGAAGTATTGCTTTTATATGATTATTAGCAAATAGAAGCCTCCGTACTTTCTGTGCATAAAGCCACCTTATTGCTTTACTTCAGGATAACATGCCAATTTTGTCTTCACTAACTGTAGCACAGCTATCAATTAAACACTGCATAAGAGTATTCACTATACAACTAGAAAATAGGCTTCCAAAGATAGCTACAAGCGTGTTAACAGTGTGATTTCATGTATTTCCCAAATAAATGAAGTTACAGAATGCTGCGTAGTACTCAGATGCTGATATAAAATGTTTAGCAGTATATCTTGTCACTTCGTGAATGTTGTATACTTTCAAATAGCATTGTCTCATGgtgatatttttctgtattttgctttgaaggCAACCAGAGAGTCCTAATATGCTAAtgaaactttgttttcagatagaactttttggtgtgggttttttttttttgggggggagggggcagggcgttggttggttttttgtttgtttgtttgttaagcTACTGCTATAGGGGATAttaataatttgtatttactGACCTGCTTGCTTTAACTCCTTCCTCTCGTTGAAGGTTAAGAGATTCAGATAAGAAGGGAAGCCACTTTCCCTCTCGCTtaaacaagaggaagaaatcaTTTTATCAATCACTTGTTATAGACTGACCAGATGCATACAGCTATTCCAGAAAAGTAGTGTTATTTTATACCAGCAACTGCAACTGTTGGATTATGTTCTCTGATAATTGATAACCTGTTATGGTTGAAAATCTCATTAACCCAGTTTGTTTAAATTGAGTATCGATGCACTTAACTAAAGAGTAATtgaataactaaaaaaaaaaaaaaaaaaaaaaaatcactttcatggaatgtaaataattttgcatgAGTGATACAGTTTAACTTTTGCTTTCGGCTCCTAAACCGAGCTGCTATCAGtctcatttgtttctgttttaagtcTTTTAGGCTTAAAAGTATGAAACTCTGTAGTCATTCTAGGCTTCCTAGCCTATGTAAAACTGGTAATTTGCCTGTGTTGGTTTGGAGTTTCTCAAATAAGTTGCATGCTTTTCACTGTTCAGTTGGCCTCATGCAAATAAGTGTCATTCCAGAATGAGCCCAGAGCTCACTGTTGTACTTCTGAGTCATCAGTCAGATTCACTCCTGAGTAGTATTTCACAGGGCACAAGACTGTGTAATTGCCAGCCAGTTGCAGGCTGGAGTCATAATCTTACTTCATtaggattgatttttttttttaagttgtttttttcccagtcagcTGTAATGCTTCGGGCAATTTGCAGCATATTTCTTCAAGTATGATGAGTACACTGAATTGTACTTGGCTGTAGACAGAATTCAGACAGCTGAAGCAGTTTTGTGTTGTGACAAGTTTTGGGTAAAAtaccaagtaaaaaaaaaaaaaaaaattgaggtgTGGAagactgctttctgttttatgaAGAAGTGATTACATACAAGAAATGCTGAAGTATTCAGTGCTTCAAACGATTGAAGTTGTAGTTTGGCATGACTTAACAGCAGAAGAGTGGATATGCTGTCATTTTAATAGATGCTTTGAATAAAAACGTGGTCCAGTTTTCAAGTTTAGTTGTGCCGTTTGGTAATTTTTAAGTACTTGGGCTCTTCCTCGTTTCTGTCATCCTGTCGGCCTGACTTGCCACAGAGGGCGAAGGTGTTCATTTTCCCTGCCTGTTGAAATCTGACACGAGTTAACCACCCAAAGCAGATTTTTTAGAGCTCTTCCACAGTCTTGACAGACTTGTGGGAGTTCCTCTGAAGCCAGGCCCAGGCCCGGTGTGCTGCGGCGACCCTcggcccggcggggagggggccaGGGCCCGTGGAAGCCGCCGGCCTTCGGGAGCTTCGAAGCTCTCCCTTTCCCCGGGGGCGAGCGCTCGGAGACGCTGAACTCCTTTCCCACGAGGCCGGTTTAGGAAGCAGCAAGCCGGTGTCGGATGGTGGCAGGGGGCGACCGGTGAATCCGGGGCAGCCGCGCTGCGGGCATAGCCTCCCCGGAGGCGGCAGCACGTCGCGATGCATTTTTGTCCCCAGTACTTTCGGCCGAGCCCCGAAACGCCGCGGTGGCGGTGAGCTGCCGCTGCCGGAGACCCTGGCGGCGGcccgggccgggcagggccggtCCGGGGGGGgaggcgcggcgcggcccccgccgccaAGGCCCCCACGCCCGGGCTCGGCACAGCGGCCCGTCCCGCCAGGGggcgccccgcggccgccgcccgccccgccgctcggGGCCgaggcgggccgggccgggccgagccgggcgggggaggagggagggaagcagggagggagggggggagcggcccggccgggcggccgcccgcccgcccgccgtggggccctgcccgccgccgctcctCGCCGCCATGAGCGCCGGGCAGGccgcgggggaggcggcggccgccgccgctaCCCCGGTGCTGCCCAGGGTGCTCTCCGCCCTCTTCTACGGGACGTGCTCCTTCCTCATCGTGCTGGTCAACAAGGCCCTGCTCAGCGCCTACAGGTGAGGGCAGGCGGCGCGGGCCGGGCCGCAGGCCGCGGCGGACCGGGCGGCGGGGCCTGCGCCGGCTCGCCTCGCCTCCGGCCCAGCCCTCCCGGGGGCCGGCCGCGGTGCCGCTCTCCTCTCGGCGAGGGCAGGTTGTACCCCGCTCCCGAAGTGaagcggagcggagcggggccgcgccgcAGCGCCGGCCGGGGAAGCGTTTTCATCCCCGTTAGCCTAACCCAGGGGCGTCGGTGCAGCTCGGGTCCCGGGGCAACCGGCTGGCGCACCGGCACGGGCGCCTTAGGAGCAGAGATGTTAGGGAACGCGCTGAGGCCCGGGTCGGTTTCTGCCATTTGAGACCCCGTTTATGCCCAGTACGTGCCCCTTCTGCAACACCGCCCGACCGCTGAGCCGGTGGCAGGCGTGTTTTTGAAGCGTGCCAGCCTTTTCCTCGAAGGCCTTCCGTTATTCCCAGCGCCGATGCTGGCGT
Proteins encoded:
- the ZNF367 gene encoding zinc finger protein 367 is translated as MAERLPPAPPVIFCQGSPKRVLVSVIKTTPIKPSSRGGGEEPVAAPPVPTSPGFSDFMVYPWRWGENAHNVTLSPGGTAAPSALPPPRGGAGRAPAGDEEKVGSPGGSGGGRHRHLKDGIRRGRPRADTVRDLIHEGEHSSSRIRCNICNRVFPREKSLQAHKRTHTGERPYLCDYPDCGKAFVQSGQLKTHQRLHTGEKPFVCSENGCLSRFTHANRHCPKHPYARLKREELTDRLTKKQTADNKAVAEWLAKYWETREQRAPALKTKTIQKTDQEQQDPMEYLQSDEEEDEEKNSAHSAACRRLQEQRERMHGALALIELANLAVAPM